Proteins found in one Hippopotamus amphibius kiboko isolate mHipAmp2 chromosome 12, mHipAmp2.hap2, whole genome shotgun sequence genomic segment:
- the LOC130833432 gene encoding dol-P-Glc:Glc(2)Man(9)GlcNAc(2)-PP-Dol alpha-1,2-glucosyltransferase produces MGAGMAQLEGYYFSAALSCTFLVSCLLFSAFSRALREPYMDETFHLPQAQRYCEGRFSLSQWDPMITTLPGLYLLSVGVVKPASWIFGWSEHIVCSIGMLRFVNLLFSVGNFYLLYLLLRKVQPRHKAASSIQRILSTLTLAVFPTLYFFNFLYYTEAGSMFFTLFAYLMCLYGNHKTSALLGFCGFMFRQTNIIWAVFCAGNVIAQKLTEAWKTELQKKKEERLPPIKGLFSEFRKILQFVLAYSMSFKNLSMLFLLTWPYILLVFLFCAFVVVNGGIVIGDRSSHEACLHFPQLFYFFSFTLFFSFPHLLSLNKIRAFLCLVWKRRVQFFVITLVSIFLIWKYTYAHKYLLADNRHYTFYVWKRVFQRYEIVKYLLVPVYIFAGWSIADSLKSKSIFWNLMFFICLFTVIVPQKLLEFRYFILPYVIYRLNIPLPPTSRLVCELGCYAAVNFLTFYIFLNKTFQWPNSQDIQRFMW; encoded by the exons ATGGGGGCAGGAATGGCGCAGCTGGAGGGTTACTATTTCTCAGCTGCGCTGAGCTGTACCTTTTTAGTGTCCTGCctccttttctctgctttcagCCGGGCGCTGCGAGAGCCCTACATGGACGAGACCTTCCACCTGCCGCAGGCGCAGCGCTACTGTGAGGGCCGTTTCTCCCTCTCGCAG tggGACCCCATGATCACTACGTTACCTGGCTTATACCTGCTATCAGTTGGAGTGGTGAAACCTGCCAGTTGGATCTTTGGGTGGTCTGAACATATTGTCTGCTCCATTGGAATGCTCCGATTTGTAAATCTGCTCTTCAGTGTTGGCAACTTCTATTTACTGTATTTGCTTCTCCGCAAGGTGCAACCCAGACACAag GCTGCCTCGAGCATCCAGAGAATCCTGTCCACATTAACATTAGCAGTATTCCCCAcactctatttttttaacttcctttatTATACAGAAGCAGGATCCATGTTTTTTACTCTTTTTGCCTACTTGATGTGTCTTTatggaaatcataaaacttcAGCCTTGCTTGGATTTTGTGGCTTCATGTTTCGTCAAACAAATATCATCTGGGCGGTCTTCTGTGCAGGAAACGTCATTGCACAAAAGTTAACTGAAGCTTGGAAAACTGagctacaaaagaagaaagaagagaggcttCCCCCTATTAAAGGACTATTTTCAGAATTCAGGAaaattcttcagtttgttttGGCTTATTCCATGTCCTTTAAGAACTTGAGTATGCTTTTCCTTCTGACCTGGCCCTACATCCTTCTAGTGTTTCTATTTTGTGCTTTTGTGGTAGTTAATGGTGGAATTGTTATTGGTGACCGGAGTAGTCATGAAGCCTGTCTACACTTTCCTCAGCtcttctactttttctcttttaccctttttttttcttttcctcacctaCTGTCTCTTAACAAAATCAGGGCTTTTCTTTGCTTAGTTTGGAAACGGAGAGTTCAGTTTTTTGTGATTACTTTAGTCtccatatttttaatttggaaatataCTTATGCTCATAAATACTTGCTAGCAGATAATAGACATTATACATTCTATGTGTGGAAAAGAGTTTTTCAAAGATATGaaattgtgaaatatttgttAGTTCCAGTTTATATATTTGCTGGCTGGAGTATTGCTGACTCATTGAAATCAAAGTCGATTTTCTGGAATTTAatgtttttcatatgcttattcaCTGTTATAGTACCTCAGAAACTGCTAGAATTCCGTTACTTCATTTTACCGTATGTTATTTACAGGCTTAACATCCCTCTGCCGCCTACATCCAGACTTGTGTGTGAGCTAGGTTGCTATGCAGCTGTGAATTTCCTAACTTTTTATATCTTTCTGAACAAGACTTTTCAATGGCCAAATAGTCAGGACATTCAGAGGTTTATGTGGTAA